The following nucleotide sequence is from Gemmatimonadota bacterium.
CTGGCGCTCGCATCGCTACCGGTGTTGACGCGTTGGCTCGCGCAAAGGCCGCCGCGCCTCACGGGGGACGCCTTCCTCGACGCGAAGATCGCCTACCAGGTCGTCTCGGCACTCCCCATGATCGCCGTGGTCGCCGCCGTCCGCTTCCTGGGCGCGCGAGCGGTTCTTGCGCGCGGGCGATGCGCGCGCCCCCGCCGGTGCGATCCGCCTGCTCGGCGTCCACGCGGGCGAGCCATGGTCGGTCGTCGGACGCAACTTCGCCGTCATCGCCACCGCGGTCACCGCCGTCGTCGTGTGGCTCCAGGTCGCCCGCGGCCAGGAAGGCCTGCTCGCGGCATTGCCGATGTCCCTGCTGCTCGCGCTTCCGTTCGCCGCCGCGAACGCCGCGACCGAGGAAGGTCTCGTTCGCCTCGCGCTCCTCGAGGGAACCGTCGATGTCCTCGGTGCCCCGCGCGCCGCCA
It contains:
- a CDS encoding CPBP family intramembrane metalloprotease; protein product: MRAGDARAPAGAIRLLGVHAGEPWSVVGRNFAVIATAVTAVVVWLQVARGQEGLLAALPMSLLLALPFAAANAATEEGLVRLALLEGTVDVLGAPRAAMLSGVVFGTVHYFGVPGGAPGVVLAGFLGYVLARSVTETNGVRWAWFIHFLQDVVIFALLFAVR